The Candidatus Eisenbacteria bacterium genome includes a region encoding these proteins:
- a CDS encoding glycosyltransferase family 2 protein, with protein sequence MNFWSLLVPGFVSPLDGAATSGGWPGHLLFVVLFCTLVDFVKLVIELLGRSEPRSFEQDTSLVSAVIACRNGAAVLPETIGELVKLIPAERVHVVDDGSTDGTSEVARGLGCTVHRFEKSKGKASAINFAIHRVGTPLVLLLDDDTRLGTSRIPTSLLTVGGSDAVAFQVLPDRRNRDGARGNTFLGAVQRYEYAKSMEIGKRFHDVTQSVSCVSGAIGLFRRDDLQALHHEHTCVFQGEDLQRTILHLLNDRHIAFASEPVWTVTPFGWREWARQRLFGWYPGTYHQVFNMIKLAAKRNVSWRLRYEMAYNLFTVITDPLKTWSIFVLAVTPGLRWWALVLYLLYLAFEMFPWMVIREPGSNRRAPLGVLLFYPVYGAVNTILRTAALFTWAWLRYVKQTMKPRRGPQDRIPA encoded by the coding sequence ATGAACTTCTGGTCGCTTCTGGTTCCGGGCTTCGTCTCGCCGCTCGACGGCGCTGCGACCTCCGGCGGCTGGCCGGGACACCTGCTGTTCGTGGTGCTGTTCTGCACGCTCGTGGACTTCGTCAAGCTCGTGATCGAGCTGCTCGGTCGTTCCGAGCCGCGGAGCTTCGAGCAGGACACTTCGCTGGTGAGCGCGGTCATCGCCTGCCGGAACGGTGCCGCGGTGCTGCCGGAGACGATCGGCGAGCTGGTGAAGCTCATCCCGGCCGAGCGGGTCCACGTCGTGGACGATGGCAGCACCGATGGAACCTCGGAGGTGGCCCGCGGGCTCGGCTGCACGGTGCACCGGTTCGAGAAATCGAAGGGCAAGGCCTCGGCGATCAACTTCGCGATCCACCGGGTCGGGACGCCGCTCGTGCTGCTGCTGGACGACGACACGCGGCTGGGCACCTCGCGAATCCCGACTTCGCTGCTCACCGTCGGCGGCAGCGACGCCGTCGCCTTCCAGGTGCTGCCGGACCGGCGCAATCGCGACGGCGCGCGCGGGAACACCTTCCTCGGCGCCGTGCAGCGCTACGAGTACGCGAAGAGCATGGAGATCGGCAAGCGCTTCCACGACGTCACGCAGTCCGTGAGCTGCGTCTCGGGCGCGATTGGATTGTTCCGGCGTGACGATCTGCAGGCCCTGCACCACGAGCACACCTGCGTGTTCCAGGGCGAGGACCTGCAGCGGACGATCCTGCACCTGCTCAACGACCGGCACATCGCCTTCGCGAGCGAACCGGTGTGGACGGTCACGCCCTTCGGCTGGCGCGAGTGGGCGCGACAGCGCCTGTTCGGCTGGTACCCCGGGACCTACCACCAGGTCTTCAACATGATCAAGCTGGCCGCGAAGCGAAACGTCAGCTGGCGGCTGCGCTACGAGATGGCCTACAACCTGTTCACCGTGATCACCGATCCGCTCAAGACCTGGTCCATCTTCGTGCTCGCGGTGACACCGGGGTTGCGCTGGTGGGCCCTGGTCCTCTACCTGCTCTACCTGGCGTTCGAGATGTTCCCGTGGATGGTGATTCGCGAGCCCGGCTCGAATCGCCGCGCTCCGCTCGGCGTCCTGCTCTTCTATCCCGTCTACGGCGCCGTGAACACGATCCTGCGCACCGCGGCCCTCTTCACCTGGGCGTGGCTGCGCTACGTCAAGCAGACCATGAAGCCGCGGCGCGGGCCGCAGGACCGGATACCGGCATGA
- the mtgA gene encoding monofunctional biosynthetic peptidoglycan transglycosylase: MRGWLARLGLAALAVMLGLFAWAWVRTQAIDVGTLARHDPGRTALMRQREREAAAAGRRAREDRIWVPYSRISPHLRRAVLIAEDDAFFSHGGLDWNEIRESAKHDLRTGRLARGGSTITQQLAKNLWLGTARTPMRKLEEVLLAIRLERALTKRRIFELYLNVIEWGDGVYGCEAAARHWFGTSAAALDARQSVRLAAVIINPRRYSPTEPPRRIERRVRMIASRMRRRGELSESDWRAVLGLEPPATGVPRAPAEEPVPGPPERGAAPAPPDSLP, translated from the coding sequence TTGCGGGGCTGGCTCGCCCGGCTGGGACTCGCCGCCCTCGCGGTGATGCTCGGCCTGTTCGCGTGGGCCTGGGTGCGTACGCAGGCGATCGACGTTGGGACGCTGGCCCGCCACGACCCGGGGCGCACGGCGCTGATGCGCCAGCGCGAACGCGAGGCCGCGGCGGCCGGCCGCCGCGCCCGCGAAGACCGCATCTGGGTGCCGTACTCGCGGATCTCGCCGCACCTTCGCCGCGCGGTGCTCATCGCCGAGGACGATGCGTTCTTCTCGCACGGCGGCCTCGACTGGAACGAGATCCGGGAGAGCGCGAAGCACGACCTGCGGACCGGGCGGCTCGCCCGCGGCGGCAGCACGATCACGCAGCAGCTCGCGAAGAACCTGTGGCTCGGAACCGCGCGCACGCCCATGCGCAAACTCGAGGAGGTCCTGCTGGCCATTCGCCTCGAACGCGCGCTCACCAAGCGGCGGATCTTCGAGCTCTACCTGAACGTCATCGAGTGGGGTGACGGCGTCTACGGGTGCGAGGCGGCGGCGCGGCACTGGTTCGGAACGAGCGCCGCCGCGCTCGACGCGCGGCAGTCCGTCCGGCTCGCGGCGGTCATCATCAACCCGCGCCGCTATTCGCCGACCGAGCCTCCCCGGCGCATCGAGCGCCGCGTCCGCATGATCGCCTCACGCATGCGGCGTCGCGGCGAGCTGTCGGAGTCCGACTGGCGCGCCGTTCTGGGCCTTGAGCCGCCCGCGACCGGGGTTCCCCGGGCGCCGGCCGAAGAGCCGGTCCCCGGTCCGCCGGAACGTGGCGCGGCGCCGGCGCCGCCCGACAGCCTGCCCTGA
- a CDS encoding 2-isopropylmalate synthase — protein sequence MDERELIYDWNEHGEHWAAPPGGVQFDDETLRDGLQSPSVRTPTIGQKIELLHLMERLGIHTADIGLPGAGPHVVRDVALLAQEIVSSKLRIRANCAARTMVRDIQPVVDVSQKVGLPIEVCTFIGSSPIRQYAENWTDEMMLQHTREAVTFAVQHGLEVMYVTEDTIRAHPGTLRSLLLTAIECGAKRLCLCDTVGHATPSGVRNLLGYVTGLVRESGVDVGIDWHGHNDRGLSVINTIAAIRAGATRVHGCAIGIGERVGNTPMDQLLVNLRLLGWIDNDLTALMEYGEKASRYTGVPLPVNYPMVGADAFRTGTGVHAAAVIKAYRKGQDWLADRVYSGVPAGIVGRRQEIEVGPMSGESNVVYWLESRRIEPRPERVQAVFQRAKSVDRVLTDDEIHAVLAALAESHAR from the coding sequence ATGGACGAACGCGAGCTCATCTACGACTGGAACGAGCACGGTGAGCACTGGGCCGCTCCCCCGGGCGGCGTCCAGTTCGACGACGAGACCCTGCGCGACGGCCTGCAATCGCCCTCGGTGCGGACGCCGACCATCGGGCAGAAGATCGAACTGCTCCACCTGATGGAACGGCTGGGCATTCATACCGCCGACATCGGGCTTCCGGGCGCGGGCCCGCACGTCGTGCGCGACGTGGCGCTGCTCGCGCAGGAGATCGTCTCCTCGAAGCTGCGCATCCGGGCGAACTGCGCGGCGCGCACGATGGTGCGCGACATCCAGCCGGTCGTGGACGTTTCCCAGAAGGTCGGATTGCCGATCGAGGTGTGCACGTTCATCGGCTCCTCCCCGATTCGCCAGTACGCCGAGAACTGGACCGACGAGATGATGCTGCAGCACACCCGCGAGGCGGTCACGTTCGCGGTCCAGCACGGCCTCGAAGTGATGTACGTGACCGAGGACACGATCCGTGCGCATCCGGGCACCCTGCGGTCGCTGCTGTTGACGGCCATCGAGTGCGGGGCGAAGCGGCTGTGCCTGTGCGACACGGTGGGCCACGCCACCCCGTCGGGCGTGCGCAACCTGCTCGGCTACGTCACCGGCCTGGTGCGCGAGAGCGGCGTCGACGTCGGCATCGACTGGCACGGCCACAACGACCGCGGCCTGTCGGTCATCAACACGATCGCGGCGATCCGCGCGGGCGCGACCCGCGTGCACGGCTGCGCGATCGGCATCGGCGAGCGCGTCGGCAACACGCCGATGGACCAGTTGCTCGTGAACCTGCGGCTGCTCGGCTGGATTGACAACGACCTCACCGCGCTCATGGAGTACGGCGAGAAGGCGTCGCGCTACACGGGGGTGCCGCTGCCGGTGAACTACCCGATGGTCGGCGCCGACGCGTTTCGCACCGGCACCGGCGTTCACGCCGCGGCGGTGATCAAGGCGTACCGCAAGGGGCAGGACTGGCTCGCCGATCGCGTCTACTCCGGCGTGCCCGCCGGCATCGTCGGCCGGCGACAGGAGATCGAGGTCGGGCCCATGAGCGGAGAGAGCAACGTCGTCTACTGGCTCGAGTCCCGCCGGATCGAGCCCCGCCCGGAGCGGGTCCAGGCCGTCTTCCAGCGCGCCAAGAGCGTGGACCGCGTCCTCACGGACGACGAAATCCACGCGGTGCTCGCGGCGCTGGCCGAGTCGCACGCGCGGTGA
- a CDS encoding acyl-CoA carboxylase subunit beta: MLDRARSAPYAAARSDVRPTQEARLNREQRLAELQRRREQALAGGGAERVAKIHAKGRLTARERLELLLDPGSFTEVGTFVTHRCADFGMADRRITGDGVVAGFGHVDGRLVYVFAQDFTVFGGTMSEANAKKICAIMDLAMDNGAPVVGLNDSGGARIQEGVLSLGAYADIFLRNTLASGVVPQISVVMGPCAGGAVYSPAITDFTIMVQGTSHMFVTGPEVIKAVTAEDVTFEDLGGAMTHNTKSGVAHFAAADDADAIRHVRRLLSFLPGNNAEDAPRRNATDPVDRRAPELATLVPESPDRPYDMKELVRHVVDDGEFFEVHEHFAGNIIVGFARLNGRPVGIVGNQPSVLAGVLDIDSSVKGARFVRFCDAFNIPLVTFEDVPGFLPGTRQEWGGIIRHGAKLLYAYCEATVPKLTVVVRKAYGGAYDVMSSKHIRGDYNVAWPSAEMAVMGADGAVNILYRDEIAKAADPAAERRRRIAEYNDKFASPYIAAALGFLDDVIEPQETRPKLIAALEMLRNKRQSSPSKKHGNPPL; the protein is encoded by the coding sequence ATGCTTGACCGTGCCCGAAGCGCTCCCTACGCTGCCGCGCGATCCGACGTCCGTCCCACGCAGGAGGCACGCTTGAACCGCGAGCAACGACTGGCCGAGCTTCAACGTCGGCGCGAGCAGGCGCTGGCCGGCGGCGGCGCCGAGCGCGTCGCGAAGATCCACGCCAAGGGTCGACTCACCGCCCGCGAGCGCCTCGAGCTGCTGCTGGACCCGGGCTCGTTCACGGAGGTGGGAACGTTCGTCACGCACCGCTGCGCCGACTTCGGCATGGCCGACAGGCGAATCACCGGTGACGGCGTCGTGGCCGGATTCGGCCACGTGGACGGCCGTCTCGTCTACGTGTTCGCCCAGGACTTCACCGTGTTCGGCGGAACGATGAGCGAAGCCAACGCGAAGAAGATCTGCGCCATCATGGATCTCGCGATGGACAACGGCGCGCCGGTCGTCGGGCTGAACGATTCCGGCGGTGCGCGCATCCAGGAAGGCGTGCTCTCGCTGGGCGCCTACGCGGACATCTTCCTGCGCAACACGCTCGCCTCGGGCGTCGTGCCGCAGATCTCGGTCGTCATGGGCCCGTGCGCCGGCGGCGCCGTCTACTCCCCGGCCATCACGGACTTCACGATCATGGTGCAGGGCACGAGCCACATGTTCGTGACCGGCCCGGAGGTCATCAAGGCCGTCACCGCCGAGGACGTGACCTTCGAAGACCTCGGCGGCGCCATGACGCACAACACCAAGAGCGGAGTCGCCCATTTCGCGGCGGCCGACGACGCCGACGCCATTCGACATGTACGGCGGCTGCTTTCGTTCCTGCCCGGAAACAACGCCGAAGACGCCCCGCGCCGCAACGCCACGGACCCCGTGGACCGGCGGGCGCCGGAACTCGCGACGTTGGTGCCCGAGTCGCCCGACCGGCCCTACGACATGAAGGAACTGGTCCGCCACGTCGTGGACGACGGGGAGTTCTTCGAGGTGCACGAGCACTTCGCGGGCAACATCATCGTGGGTTTCGCGCGCCTGAACGGGCGTCCGGTGGGCATCGTCGGCAACCAGCCGAGCGTCCTGGCCGGAGTGCTCGACATCGACTCGTCGGTCAAGGGCGCGCGCTTCGTCCGATTCTGCGACGCGTTCAACATTCCCCTCGTGACGTTCGAGGACGTGCCCGGCTTCCTGCCCGGCACGCGGCAGGAATGGGGCGGCATCATCCGCCACGGCGCCAAGCTGCTGTACGCCTACTGCGAAGCGACCGTCCCGAAGCTGACGGTGGTCGTTCGCAAGGCCTATGGCGGCGCCTACGACGTCATGTCGAGCAAGCACATCCGCGGCGACTACAACGTCGCCTGGCCGAGCGCGGAGATGGCGGTCATGGGCGCCGACGGCGCGGTCAACATCCTTTACCGCGACGAGATCGCGAAGGCCGCGGACCCCGCCGCCGAACGGCGACGGCGGATCGCCGAATACAACGACAAGTTCGCCTCCCCGTACATCGCCGCCGCGCTGGGCTTCCTGGACGACGTGATCGAGCCCCAGGAGACGCGACCGAAACTGATCGCGGCTCTCGAGATGCTGCGGAACAAGCGCCAGAGCTCGCCTTCGAAGAAGCACGGCAATCCCCCGCTGTAG
- a CDS encoding SpoIIE family protein phosphatase — protein sequence MADPTTPSASFDLGRLQAEIDFISELSSVVAGSSELQPILDWMAPKTAGLLGADECSIRLMSADRSTTQTVVNMVRGGHEAGTSSWPPPLKNAVMGFLTICPGELSTTDILSDPRFPALRNVASPVRALLAVPLRVDGAVTGMLAVSQREPGHVWDAADAKLLSIVASHSAGVLEKARLRAEAEEKRRLQLEKEKIEKELLLAREIQMRLVPEQLLECGPWRADGRLVPARQVGGDYYDYFPIEGGRFAVALADVSGKGVPAALLVSTVQGTLRAFCDGRRPPREVIRELNRAVVRHAGSGRFVTLFYAELDPRTWELRYVNAGHNYPLLRRAGGEIERLETGGVPLGLFEDAQYEESVIPFGDRDGLLLFSDGITEAMDVLQAEYGDDRLAALWETHPLDGPGEFTARLISDVALFRGAAAQSDDITVVVVGRRPEV from the coding sequence ATGGCAGATCCGACCACCCCATCCGCTTCGTTCGACCTCGGCCGGCTCCAGGCGGAGATCGACTTCATCTCGGAGTTGAGCTCGGTCGTCGCGGGCTCGTCCGAACTCCAACCCATCCTCGACTGGATGGCCCCGAAGACCGCGGGCCTGCTGGGCGCCGACGAGTGCAGCATCCGCCTGATGAGCGCCGACCGCTCCACGACCCAGACCGTGGTCAACATGGTGCGGGGCGGGCACGAAGCGGGCACTTCCTCGTGGCCGCCTCCGCTCAAGAACGCCGTGATGGGATTCCTGACGATCTGTCCGGGCGAGCTCTCCACGACCGACATCCTCTCCGATCCGCGGTTTCCGGCGCTGCGCAACGTCGCCTCGCCGGTGCGGGCCCTGCTCGCGGTGCCGCTTCGGGTGGACGGCGCCGTCACCGGAATGCTCGCGGTCAGCCAGCGCGAGCCCGGACACGTCTGGGACGCCGCCGACGCCAAGCTGCTCTCGATCGTCGCCAGTCACTCCGCCGGGGTGCTCGAAAAAGCCCGTCTGCGCGCCGAGGCGGAGGAGAAGCGCCGCCTGCAGCTGGAGAAGGAGAAGATCGAGAAGGAGCTGCTGCTCGCGCGCGAGATCCAGATGCGGCTGGTTCCCGAGCAACTCCTCGAGTGCGGGCCGTGGCGCGCCGACGGAAGGCTCGTCCCGGCGCGCCAGGTCGGGGGCGACTACTACGATTACTTCCCCATCGAGGGCGGCCGCTTCGCGGTCGCGCTCGCCGACGTCTCCGGCAAGGGCGTCCCGGCGGCGCTGCTGGTGAGCACCGTGCAGGGCACGCTGCGCGCGTTCTGCGACGGGCGGCGCCCGCCGCGCGAGGTGATTCGCGAGCTGAACCGGGCCGTCGTGCGTCACGCGGGCTCGGGGCGCTTCGTCACCCTCTTCTACGCCGAGCTCGATCCGCGAACGTGGGAGCTGCGTTACGTGAACGCCGGCCACAACTACCCGCTCCTGCGCCGCGCCGGCGGCGAGATCGAGCGGCTGGAGACGGGCGGCGTGCCGCTCGGCCTGTTCGAGGACGCGCAGTACGAGGAGAGCGTGATCCCGTTCGGGGACCGCGACGGCCTGCTTCTGTTCAGTGACGGCATCACCGAGGCGATGGACGTCCTGCAGGCCGAATACGGCGACGACCGCCTCGCGGCGCTGTGGGAAACGCATCCACTCGACGGCCCCGGCGAGTTCACCGCGCGCCTGATCTCGGACGTCGCGTTGTTCCGCGGCGCGGCCGCGCAGAGCGACGACATCACCGTCGTCGTGGTCGGCCGGCGCCCGGAAGTCTGA
- a CDS encoding MgtC/SapB family protein has translation MSEYFQDLLPMSLSLVLGTLVGLERQMGRKPAGLRTHVLVCLGSTMFCLLTSYAYHAYGGQSLDASRIVHGVVTGVGFLGAGSILRQEGYVAGLTTAASIWMVAAIGTAVGVKAYGLAVTGTVLALLVLEGYRWAERFLSPAVEPNE, from the coding sequence ATGAGCGAGTACTTCCAGGACCTCCTGCCGATGTCCCTGTCGCTCGTCCTGGGCACGCTGGTCGGGCTGGAGCGGCAGATGGGCCGCAAGCCGGCGGGACTGCGCACGCACGTGCTCGTCTGCCTGGGCTCGACGATGTTCTGCCTGCTGACCTCCTACGCCTATCATGCGTATGGGGGGCAGAGCCTCGACGCCTCGCGCATCGTTCACGGCGTCGTCACGGGCGTCGGATTCCTCGGTGCGGGCAGCATCCTGCGCCAGGAGGGCTACGTGGCCGGGCTGACGACCGCCGCGAGCATCTGGATGGTGGCGGCCATCGGCACCGCGGTGGGCGTGAAGGCCTACGGGCTGGCGGTCACCGGAACCGTCCTGGCGCTGCTGGTGCTCGAAGGCTATCGCTGGGCCGAGCGCTTCCTGTCGCCGGCCGTCGAACCCAACGAGTAA
- a CDS encoding GatB/YqeY domain-containing protein yields MSANDDATIQARLQTDLVRAMKDRDAETLSTLRMLKAALMEAKTAKPREATLSAEEEIEILQRYVKKRRETIEINARHGRADLNAAEEREIAVTQRYLPAALSEDALAEIVGKAVASTGAAGPKDMGKVIGAVMAQVKGRAEGSAVSRLVKQALGG; encoded by the coding sequence ATGAGCGCGAACGACGACGCCACGATCCAGGCGCGCCTGCAGACCGACCTGGTGAGGGCGATGAAGGACAGGGACGCGGAGACCCTGAGCACGCTGCGCATGCTCAAGGCGGCTCTGATGGAGGCGAAGACGGCGAAGCCCAGGGAGGCGACGCTGAGCGCCGAGGAGGAGATCGAGATCCTCCAGCGCTACGTCAAGAAGCGGCGGGAGACGATCGAGATCAACGCCCGTCACGGCCGCGCCGACCTGAACGCCGCCGAAGAGCGCGAGATCGCGGTCACGCAGCGCTACCTGCCGGCGGCGCTTTCCGAGGACGCGCTCGCCGAGATCGTCGGGAAGGCCGTCGCGTCCACGGGCGCGGCGGGCCCGAAGGACATGGGCAAGGTCATCGGGGCCGTCATGGCCCAGGTGAAGGGCCGCGCCGAGGGCAGTGCGGTCTCGCGTCTGGTGAAGCAGGCGCTGGGCGGCTGA
- a CDS encoding enoyl-CoA hydratase/isomerase family protein, with translation MSTSTLAYGNLLIERRGAVTVLTVNRPEKLNAIDRTTLGEIAGAVRAFIADPTQGALVVTGAGPKAFIAGADIAELAPLGPAGAEDLSRFGQGVVDLLERSPKPVIAAVNGFALGGGCEIALGCHIRLASDNAVLGLPEVKLGIIPGYGGSQRLPRLVGQGRALELILSGRNVKAEEAERIGLVNRVVPQGQLLEEAVALAETILKNGPVAVENAIESVVRGMSLPLEQGLRFESSRFGMLAATDDMHEGMRAFLEKRPAKFERR, from the coding sequence ATGAGCACAAGCACGCTCGCCTACGGGAACCTCCTGATCGAGCGCCGCGGGGCGGTGACGGTCCTGACGGTGAACCGACCCGAGAAGCTCAACGCCATCGACCGCACGACCCTCGGGGAGATCGCCGGGGCGGTGCGCGCGTTCATCGCCGATCCGACGCAGGGCGCGCTCGTCGTGACCGGAGCGGGGCCGAAGGCGTTCATCGCCGGCGCCGACATCGCCGAGCTGGCCCCGCTGGGGCCGGCCGGGGCGGAGGATCTCTCGCGCTTCGGGCAGGGCGTCGTGGACCTGCTCGAACGCAGCCCCAAGCCCGTCATCGCCGCCGTCAACGGCTTCGCGCTCGGCGGGGGCTGCGAGATCGCCCTCGGTTGCCACATCCGCCTCGCCTCGGACAACGCCGTTCTCGGACTGCCGGAGGTCAAGCTGGGAATCATCCCGGGCTACGGCGGCTCGCAGAGGCTTCCACGGCTCGTCGGCCAGGGCCGGGCGCTCGAACTGATTCTCTCGGGCCGGAACGTGAAGGCGGAGGAGGCCGAGCGCATCGGGCTCGTGAACCGGGTCGTGCCGCAGGGACAGCTCCTGGAAGAGGCCGTCGCGCTGGCCGAGACCATCCTCAAGAACGGCCCCGTCGCCGTCGAGAACGCCATCGAGAGCGTGGTGCGCGGCATGAGCCTGCCGCTCGAACAGGGTCTGCGCTTCGAGAGTTCGCGCTTCGGAATGCTGGCCGCGACCGACGACATGCACGAAGGCATGCGGGCCTTCCTCGAGAAGCGGCCCGCGAAGTTCGAACGCAGGTAA
- the queA gene encoding tRNA preQ1(34) S-adenosylmethionine ribosyltransferase-isomerase QueA, whose amino-acid sequence MRLEDLDYDLPEALIAQHPAQRREAARLLVVERAGGALHDQTVADLPRWLRAGDALALNETRVRPARLFAHRPTGGRVELLFVRPEAGEGECWRVLARPAKHAAVGLVLTAAGGALELAVVAEGEAGERVLRVQRGDLDAVLRVHGEIPLPPYIRRAAAAEDRERYQTVYARVDGAVASPTAGLHFTPGLLADLGALGVARAKLLLHVGPGTFRPVTAADPASHRMDEEWYEVSAEAAATLNSARAAGGRIVVVGTTSVRALESACDACGGTLGAGSGWTRKFIHPPYAFQAADALMTNFHLPRTTLLLLVAAFAGGDLLRAAYAHAVRERYRFYSYGDAMLVV is encoded by the coding sequence GTGCGGCTCGAAGACCTCGACTACGACCTTCCCGAGGCGTTGATCGCGCAGCACCCGGCGCAGCGGCGCGAGGCGGCCCGCCTGCTGGTCGTCGAGCGCGCCGGGGGCGCGCTGCACGACCAGACCGTCGCCGACCTGCCCCGGTGGTTGCGCGCGGGCGATGCGCTGGCGCTGAACGAGACGCGGGTGCGGCCGGCCAGGCTGTTCGCGCACCGCCCCACCGGCGGCCGCGTCGAGCTGCTGTTCGTCCGCCCCGAAGCCGGGGAGGGGGAGTGCTGGCGTGTGCTGGCGCGGCCCGCGAAGCACGCCGCGGTGGGCCTGGTGCTCACGGCGGCCGGCGGCGCCCTCGAACTCGCGGTGGTCGCCGAAGGTGAGGCGGGAGAGCGGGTCCTGCGGGTGCAGCGCGGCGACCTCGACGCCGTGTTGCGGGTGCACGGCGAGATTCCGCTGCCGCCCTACATTCGCCGCGCCGCGGCGGCTGAGGATCGCGAACGCTACCAGACGGTCTACGCGCGTGTGGATGGCGCGGTCGCATCGCCGACCGCGGGGCTTCATTTCACGCCCGGGCTGCTCGCGGATCTCGGAGCGCTGGGCGTGGCGCGCGCGAAGCTTCTGCTGCACGTCGGGCCGGGCACGTTCCGGCCGGTGACCGCGGCCGATCCGGCGAGCCATCGCATGGACGAGGAGTGGTACGAGGTGTCCGCGGAGGCGGCGGCGACGCTGAACTCCGCGCGCGCCGCGGGAGGCCGGATCGTCGTCGTGGGAACGACGAGCGTTCGCGCGCTCGAGAGCGCCTGCGACGCGTGCGGTGGAACGCTCGGCGCGGGCTCGGGCTGGACGCGCAAGTTCATTCATCCGCCCTACGCGTTTCAGGCGGCCGACGCGCTCATGACGAACTTCCACCTGCCGCGAACCACGCTGCTGTTGCTGGTGGCGGCGTTCGCGGGCGGGGATCTCCTGCGGGCGGCCTACGCGCACGCGGTCCGCGAGCGCTATCGCTTCTACTCCTACGGGGACGCCATGCTGGTCGTCTGA
- a CDS encoding 3-isopropylmalate dehydrogenase yields the protein MSRNHRIAVIPGDGIGPEVVREGLRVLEHVAALEGFSVSLTRYPFGAEHYLKTQEVLPEPAFEEIRGMHAVLLGAIGDPRMAPGFLEFGIVARLRFGLDLYANLRPVKLHDEYLCPLKGKGPEQLDFVVVRENTEDAYAGMWGQFKKGTPDEVATQEILFTRKGVERVLRYAFELCRARNRRRKLTLLTKANAIRAMELWTRTFAEVGAEYPDIQREHQYIDAACMFVVTAPEQYDTVVTSNMFGDIFTDLGAALVGGLGIAASGNLHPGRVSLFESIHGSAPQFAGQNRANPLATIMAVSMMLEYLGERAAAARVEGAVVKLLRSRALPNLGMDSGFGTDRVGELVLAELKAAPTA from the coding sequence GTGTCCCGCAACCATCGGATCGCCGTCATCCCGGGCGACGGCATCGGGCCCGAAGTCGTGCGCGAGGGCCTGCGCGTGCTCGAACACGTCGCCGCGCTCGAAGGCTTCTCCGTTTCGCTGACCCGCTACCCCTTCGGCGCCGAGCACTACCTGAAGACGCAGGAAGTGCTGCCGGAGCCGGCGTTCGAGGAGATCCGGGGCATGCACGCGGTGCTGCTCGGGGCGATCGGCGATCCGCGCATGGCGCCGGGCTTTCTCGAGTTCGGCATCGTCGCCCGCCTGCGCTTCGGGCTCGACCTGTACGCCAACCTGCGCCCGGTGAAACTCCACGACGAGTACCTCTGCCCGCTCAAGGGCAAGGGGCCCGAGCAGCTCGACTTCGTGGTCGTGCGCGAGAACACCGAGGACGCCTACGCGGGCATGTGGGGCCAGTTCAAGAAGGGCACGCCGGACGAGGTGGCGACGCAGGAGATCCTGTTCACGCGCAAGGGCGTCGAGCGCGTCCTTCGCTACGCGTTCGAACTCTGCCGCGCTCGGAACCGGCGGCGCAAGCTCACGCTGCTCACCAAGGCGAACGCGATCCGGGCGATGGAGCTGTGGACGCGAACCTTCGCCGAGGTCGGCGCCGAGTACCCCGACATCCAGCGCGAGCACCAGTACATTGACGCCGCGTGCATGTTCGTCGTGACCGCGCCGGAGCAGTACGACACGGTCGTCACCAGCAACATGTTCGGCGACATCTTCACCGACCTCGGCGCGGCGCTGGTCGGCGGACTGGGCATCGCCGCGAGCGGGAACCTCCACCCGGGGCGCGTCAGCCTGTTCGAGAGCATCCATGGCTCGGCCCCGCAGTTCGCCGGCCAGAACCGCGCCAACCCGCTGGCCACCATCATGGCCGTCTCGATGATGCTCGAGTATCTCGGGGAGCGCGCCGCGGCCGCCCGCGTCGAGGGCGCGGTCGTGAAGCTGCTGCGCTCGCGCGCCCTTCCGAACCTGGGTATGGACTCCGGCTTCGGCACCGACCGCGTCGGGGAACTGGTGCTCGCCGAACTGAAGGCCGCGCCCACCGCCTGA